TTGTGTTGAATTGAGGATTTTTGGAGTTGGGATTGggaaaaatatattggaagtgctttcttttcgattttgaagaactgttttctcaaattatagtcggtactctgccgaaatttttataaaatttgttgaAGGTTGGATTTATCAAAAAGTTGACTTAtgatataaattgaatttaaaggCTTTTTAGTAATGATTtaacatcactttttactttaaaATGAGTTGAATtcagtttaaaatctcttgtaatatatttaatgagttatcgatagacgaagttcgataattcattaggtatactacaggaataTGTTATACTTTACGGAGGGATAATGTGTGACAATTATAACACATACAACGAGTACAAAAGTAATGCAAcgcatatttaaaaaataattagttaAGATAAAAATACACACAAATTCTAGGAAGGGACACGTTACTTAGTAGAATTATAGTAATTTTACCAAAGGGCGTTAACCTTATAAAGTCACACACACCCATCCACAATTAATATAATCAATGTGGAATTTCAAAGTGTCAATTATCTTGAATGttctatattattaaaaaataattattatgtatGATGGgtgttaaataattattaatatattcacTTATTAATTTGATGcagtatttttaatataaataagaaTTTATTGTTCAAACTTTAGTCTTTAATAAATTCGACTATGATAACtggatttaacaaaaaaaaaaaaaagaaaagaaaaaagagatcACTCAATCAATATAAACTTTTCAAATGTGAGCATTTTTCAGCCTCATGAACTAATTATGAGCGATAATTAGACTTCTTTGAAGCTAATCCAGCTTCATACACAGTTATGTAAAAGATAAAACTCCATTTACATAGTTGTGTATTTAAAATATGTGTGAATTTAAGTTCATGTTtcgtataattataattttaatatgatattaaatttaaatgctttattatttttatattaggaCAAAATTCACATGATCATCACCCATATAAAATTGtgtaactaaataaataaaatataatacaatatttataaaattcaCCCTTTCATTATAGTTATATTAACGAGCATATaatcttttattattaaaaatcatACAAAATTGATACAGTAAAGTTATCCTCTCCTCCACTCCAAGTCACAAAAGCAATCATATATCCCATAAAAGCATTCAAAAGTAGTCATATCTGCTGTGAAAATACTTAGAGTTTTCTTATCCCTTTAAATAGTACTTAATTGACCTATTCTTTATTTGGACATCCCTAATATCACTAATCAACAAAAATAAACCAATAAACTTAAATATTGTCTCACAACTCATTAACTCAATACATTACGAAACTGTGTTCTTTAACATTAAAATACACCATAAAAAGTGCATTGACAATGACCCTTTTAACAataaacaataatttttttattttttactctgCATATTTTCTTCATTCATTGACTGCAATGGATTTCCTCTTAAATTCTATACATTTTCTCTATAAAAACTAAAgccaaataatatatttttacaaTAATTCTATTTATAATATTAGTTTATTCGATCCTCATTTcaatagaattttttttaaataaaaatcactaacaaatattttttatatataaaataattctccattcaattataaaatatttttttatgctcgaagattttttttttttttcaaatcccacTATAATTTTAATCATACCTCAACatttaaaatttacatttatCCAAATTGAACATTTTTTTTTCTAAGCATAAACCCATGTGATTTGTTTCCACCcaaaaaaaaatgtatattaaCTTTCTTGATTAGACCGAGCTTCGTGTGATTGAATTAAGGAACATAATTTTTATGATTCTGTAAagaatttatgtattttaatattatttaatgatcaatatattttatgtatataattatttaaaattaaagatGATAATGTCTAATTGGTGACTTTAAAAACCAaacaaattaataattaattcatttattaaCCATTTCGTTCTGTTAATTAAACAAATCATATGATTAGACTAATCAGGAAACTCCCCAAAAATTAGGGAAAACAAAATAAaggaaagaagagagagagagagagagagagagagagagagagagagagaggatataTATCTGGCTTTAAAGATTAAATTAAGGGAGGGGGTATCTATCTTGCTTtaaagattaaattaattaagtggGATTATCTTGTCTGTGGTTGAACCTAACTTTCTACATTATCTTATTTCCCCTTACTTTCTACATTAACTGTCATCACTTGCATGCAATTGATGAGCATTGTCGAAAGCTCTCCCTCATCACTTTATGGTTCTTTTTGTTAccctttattaatttttaatccaCATTTCTTTTTCTAAATGAAAGCTTTTCACTAAAGTTGTTTATTTATCAAAActtaattaaattagaaaaatcTTCCTTTTGGAATATATACTAGATCAACAGCAGAGAATCTCTTTTTTTGGGTGTATGTACACCATCATAATGTAGGcatacctctctctctctctctctctctctctatatatatatatatatatatatatatcccttgCCTCATTTTTCACATGCCAGTGCAAAAATTTTAGTGTTAACATTATTTGAAGGTCCTCACTGTAGTAGTCGTAGTAGGTTGATATAAGAAATCAGACAACAAAATAaacatgaaatttgaaaattataatatCTAAAGGTCATCATGATCATAACATTCGCGGTGTTTAGAAAGGTTTGTCCCTTTTATTCTAACCAAAATGCATAAAATCCTCTGATTTGAATAATTGTCTCAATTTATGAGATCATTTTCTGTAGAACAGTATCAACAAAAAAAAATGGAGACATTTTTCTAGCTTTCTAAATCTAATAATTGACTCTATCGATCCACATCACTTCATTATCAATTAAAAGATATTGCAAGGAAATAAgggctaagttttttttttttttaaatttgaaaaattagattttttttaagaGTTTCAGCTGAGGCTTTGATTAGGGTATTTGCAAAAACTAAATAGTTGCTTACAGTTCAAATGTTAAATCATTGTCGATCAATTTGATTTTGCCAAAAGCTTCTAAAATTGTTTCATTTCTTACCTTCACTAAGCTATTTAAAGtacaaatttttaaaagattacaTAATCAAGATTAGTTTCCACAAATTGCAGAGGTTAGGAGTTAATAAAAGAGTGGCAGTGAGGCGAGTAATCCATTTAAAGTCAAAGAAGAGAGACACAGAGAAAGGCAGGAGGCAGAGGCAAAGACAGAAAGACCACCACTGATGACTGAACTCAACTTCCCATACGAGAAAAGAGAAAAACGCCACAACAAGATTATTATATAGaaaaaaataattgtaataattaatttatattttttttgaacGGTGATGATCAGAGAAACAGACTGTCAAGGTCCAAGGAGCAATGGGTTGGGTCCCACGCACAGCTGTCGTTAGTTCAGGTGGAGAGGCGCGCGAAAACAGCGAGGGAGCTGTTTTTCTGACGCAGAAAAGATAATAGCTCAGTGGCAGCAGACCCCATTGGTTCATTTCTCCACCTCCCTAAACCCtaaaattttttcacaaatttttagATAGGGTCCCACACATATCACATCAATCGTTAACTCCTCATTTGATGTTGGTGACAGTGACAGTGACACCCATCTCACTATGCTCCCATGTGGGAGTCGGACCCCATTATAACCCTAGTTTTTCAGACAGAGATGGGACTGTGTTGGGGTCCTCTCTCTCAACCATCGTCTATTTCTACGACCGGtggttttattttatattttatatattttcattttcttcgCCTCCTCTTCATACTACTGTTAACCCTAACTTCACATCAGTTAGATGGTGGGAGTCTATCAAAATGATGTGATAGCATTGGATTGTCTCTCTGAGGGTCCCTTCTTTTGGTGTAATCACAATAAACCTCGCTAATTATTCATTATCAGTTAATTAATTACCATCTCTATGTGTGTGTTTTTTCCTCAGAAATTAAATGTTTATTCTAAATTTTATCGAAAAAATTATTACTCTCCAACCTCTAAACTTTGAAAAACTCGACTTGATGTTGATCTCTCTACATATCAGTCTATGCGTGAATGATTGCTGCTAGCACaccataatttaattaatctgtcCATAATTTACAGCCTAATCTCAATTAAGGAAGTGGTTAACTATTTACATTGCATGATGGGCTGATGCTACTGTTTCAAAGTAGGAAAAAGACTCTTTTTAAGTGTTAGGCAACTTGTGTTTTGATTGATAAGATAGTAGAATCTTTAAACATATCAAGATGGTCCCAATTTCTATATGAACACACCTAACTTTACTCTTAGCTTAAACATAATTGGACTGCTGGTCTATTGTCAATTCCAGTCTCTGTTTCATTGCACATTATCTCTACCCATAACAGTTAAGCTTTCTTGTTCTATAACAGGACATAAGTAGGTTTACCACTCAAGCCTCACGAACAGCAGCCTCACGCTCGACTAAAAAGCATTCTGCTGCTTCTTGTTTGGGCTGTGGCTAAGCCCTCTTGTGCTTGGACATATACCAGAGTGGTTTGGACATGGGCCCGTGTTAAGCTTATGTTATGGGGTTATTATTGGAATGGTTCATTTTTTACACTCACCCACTTCTATCTCTTACCTAAAATAGAGCCCTTTCATTCCTACAAGCCCCTTTAATGTGGTTAACACCAAGTCAAAAGCACAGTGCTATCAGACTCAACTCCAGTCTTAAGTTGATTGAGGGATCAGATTAATAATTCACTGATTGAATCAATAATTCACAAGGTCACTTGGTTctttttaatcaatttttatcCAATTTAATTCAAGACAACCCGAGATTCCCCAGATCAACACATCGGACCAGACTGGGTCTGATAAATCCGATTAGTATTATACTCAACAATGCAAACCGAAAAGAATATATATAATGTCACAACCAAACACAACACTTTTATTCATTGTATATGAATTTTACATTGAAGATACAATCATACAAAtataaactctttttttttttgggtaaattttttaatatactgTGTGAATAATCATGCTTGAACATTTCAATTTATTTACACAAGTTTTTGACGTCAAGGAAAAcgtaattaactttttaatttgTTCAGCAGCAATCACTTGAGAACTTACTTCAAGTCTATGGACACCACCAGCGGAGTGTCTCCCTTATCAACAACAAATGTTTTTGTAATCTTCTTGGAACGAGTAACAATTTCCACCTTGTATGTCCCATGAAATCCTCTAAATGTGAATTCTCCTTGCTCATTAATATGCCCATGAGAACCAGTTAGCCACTCTTCTTTAAGAGCAAGGTATCTTCTACCAGCTTCATTGAGTTCACCTTCTGCATTAACCAAGTGAGCATTGTCTCTGCTCATGAACAACTCCCAAAATCCCCAGAGCATAATACCTTCCACCGCAGGATGAGCAAAAGCTTCTCGAAGCATGACCTCCAAATCATCCCCCCTAACATATTCATTAATGGAAGACACGTCAAGCTCTGTAAACCAGATTGGTAAACCAAGAATACCCAATTTATCAAGAGCAGAACAGACAATAGGCCCAACTGGACTATCTATATGTCCTTGAATTCCAATTCCTCCAACAGAAGCACCTTGTTCTTGCAAGTCAAGAATCTGTGAAATATACTTCTCTGGAGATGATCTGGTGTCATCTCCATCCTCAACATGGTAATCATTCACAAAGAGGGTGGCAGATGGATCTAGCTGATTGGCAGTCTTGAACATGTTTGCTCGGATATCTTTACCCAGCCGATCTTGATAGAATGATCCATGCAACATTTCATTGTTCACATCATAATGCCTGAACTTTCCCTTGTACCGAGTAAGTAGGCCCGTTAGACGATTTTGAACAGCTGTCATCAAGTCATTTTTATTCAGTGCTTTAATCCATGGCTGGACGGTGCCTTCCACTTCCCAGAAGATACAATGACCCCTGGTTTCTATGTTGTTTTTAATACACATGTCCAACATCTCATCAGCATCCCTGTAGTTGAAGTTCCCTTGCTGTGCCTctgtccaataccatttcaattcATTTCCAAAAACAGCCCAGTTGAAATTTTTCACAAAGAAACTAACAAAATCTTCATTATCTATGTTCGTCCTGCTCATGCATGAACCAAAGGGAAAACTGTTTTGTGTTTGATTGACTTTAATGAATGTACCAAGTAAACTTCCTGAATCCACACCTGAGAATTTCAGGGTGACATTGCGCTTACGGATCTGCATTGCAGAAAAGTAAGAAATTTTCAAATCAAAGATGAGGTGGTAAATAAAGGAATTTGATGAGTCAAGTAAAAGCAAGAGCCCAGTTTAAATGTCATATTCAAATTATGCATGCTTAGTTTCGAAATGCTTTAATATTTCGTCGTGGGGCAGTATTAACGATGCAGAACAAGCTGATACTAAACAGAGATAGAACAAGCTGTAATACCAAATTGATATAGAACCAGTAGAGCTATGGGGAACTAGGGCTGGGAAACAAATTCTAAATGATAGAGAAACACATTCTCAATTTGTAGAAAAACACATTCACAATTTATCACCGTAACACAATTGTCAATCATATAAAAAATCTACCAAATATGTAGAGAACCTATGCCTATATATAGAGTATTTGGAATCCTGCTAACATTAGGATTAGGAACCCTTAATCCAGCACTAATTAAGAATCGCAAATCACACAAAATCCTAAATAGAATAAAACATTATTTCCTATTTTTCTTCCAAAAAAAAGTAGTCCTAAAATTACTGGTATTTCCTACATCAACTAAATTTGCCTGCAACAATTTTATGTTGACTAATGTCAAATACTGCAGTGTATGACACAAATGATTATGTTATGGTCCAAAGAAAAATATTTCCTGCATAGGAAGTAGTCCTCTGAATATTTCTTATTAGGCTGCTTTTAACATTTTTGAAAGAACGTCTACCCAGTTTGAATTGTGCAGTAGGCCAGGAATACGTTTTGGTGTTAATTTGTTTGACATGTTTTCCAGGTAAATAATTAATCAAACACCATGGTAATTATCGCACCCTACCTTGTCAGTCTGCCTCCTCAAATGTTTGAATCGTGCCTCTCTGTCAACAGGGAAAATTTGAAGTCCAGCAACCATTAAGTCAACACCTGGGGCTGGACCCTGGACATAAACCATGACCTTAGATGGTTGCTTCTCAATTCTGAAGGAACCACCAATTTCATGCCATCTGTCATCGGTAATTTCAACTTGCCCCCCATTGACCCATTGGCTGTCCACTCCAAGTGCAACATTCACGTTTTGAGGACTAGTTGCTCCAGAACCGATCTTAACCCAAGCTGATACCTGGTATGTCAAAAACAGTTTGATATTATCTGTGATCATCTGAGCAGGGCCCATCCAAGTCTGAGTGCGTTTAGTGACCAGGATGTAACGACCACTTAATGGTTCATGAGGTCCAAGGGAGTCCCTTGCCATCGGAGGAAGTATATGCGGTGAACCATTTGCAACACTGAGATTGCAATTACCAAGAGGAAACCACCCATTTGTCCCATCACTCAAATTGCTATTCTGAATTATATTAACTCCATAAGCAGGATTCTGCAAAATAAATACCACATTCTAGAGCTTCAGACCCCTGTGATCCAACTGACTAATGCAGACATCAAAATTCCAGTGAGCTTGAAATATTTATGTAAAACCATGTAAAAAATCTTGAAGTTAAAACTAATTACTCGATCAATTTCTAATGCTTTAACCCTTGTGACTCTTCTTCAATAATACATTCAAAAAACAAATTGGTGATTAAACCGAAGAAaagtttaatatttaaatttctcaattcaaCCAACCTCAATTGCTGGAGGAGGTGAAGGAGGTTTTTTCTCAGCATGCTTTACAACCAAACTGTTGACAAGAATATCAGTGCCTGCAGGCGGACCTTCTATGTAAATCACTACTCTTTTAGGGTTCCCATTCAGAAGGAACTTTCCCTGCAACTGCACCCAGTCCTTATCCGTTGCCTGTAGACTGCAGACCAAAAAAAGCTATATCTAAAGCAATTCAAGAAAATGTGAAGGAGCTGATTATATCAATGATCAACTATATTACAAATTCTAGATAATTTGATTTGATTGATGAAAATGATATAATTGAATAAAACCTAATACCACACatgcataaatgatataattaccttatcaaatttaatatataaagccATATGATAAGAATGGAGGATAAACTAAGAAAATACTGGAACATAGTTATATACGGAGACTAAATAGAGGGGGAAAATGCTAACTTGGCAATTCCTATATATTGTTCTCGGAGGTCTGGTGTTTGGACCCATAAAGTAGTTCGCACATCAGCACTGGTAACATTGTTACCAAATATCCGAACCACAGCAATGGCCTCATAAGCTAGCTTTCTCTGCACTCTTCCAGTTATCTCCTGCTGGATTCCATTCCAGCTCTGGGTGCGTTCAGTTGCAGATGCAAAAACTTTTCCAGACTGGGGGACAATTTTCCCATCTGCCATAGAATCATGCAAGACAATCTTGCAGCCTCTTCCAGACCAGTTATTCAGGCCATCCTCAAATTTGGGATTTAAAATGATGTTTGCATCTCCATCTCCAGCTTTGtcacattgattgcatgtattcTTTCCATATCAAAATGAgggaaaaaaatatttcaaaattatCATTACAAATTAGTGGAAACACTTCTAATTTGTTAacgaaataaaatttaatagaaCTTCTAAACCTTGTTaatcatcaaaaaaaaaaaaaaaaaaaaattctgtgtTCAGGAAAAAGAACAAATCTCTTTGTCTAAAGTTTGACTAAGAAGCAAAATAGGTTTAAGATGAAAAATTACACTGAAGTTGCTTGGACTGGAGCATGTAACAACAACTGATTCTATAAGTAAGTCCACTCCAGGAGAAGGCCCTTCCAAGTAAAAAACAACTTGTTCGGGCATGGTCGACAGGGTGAATGTGCCTTCCAACTTTTCCCACCCCTCCTTTGACACAGAAGTTCTGCAGATGTAACTCTGTTAACACAATTTGTATGTTTCATTTAAAGAAGAAACACAAAAAAATGAAGCAACAAATCCATTACTTTCCAATGAACAAATAGTCAATTGGTGAATCTCGGTATTTCAGTTTCAAAGTCGCAAGTACATCAGCTGGTCCCTGCATAGGTCCTGATACCCCAATACATGCAGAAACTGAATATGTGGAACCTGGAGAAACCCTGCTTGTGATATCTTGCTCCAAACCCTGCCAGCATTCTTTTCGATTTGAGACAACTGCATAATTACCAACTGGCTTTGTCACAAATCCTGGGTGACCTGACTCTGCCGAAACCACAAAGCCATTGCAGCAATTTGGATGCCAAGAATGCAGTCCTCCAGAGAAGTCATGGTTCATTATGATATTGGTGGCACTGATGCTACTTGCACCAGTCATGCCTTCATTTACAATCTGTCAAACAAAGCAGAAGTCAGTAAAACTTGGACCAGGAAATATCTAATACAGGAAAATTacttaaatcatt
This is a stretch of genomic DNA from Hevea brasiliensis isolate MT/VB/25A 57/8 chromosome 12, ASM3005281v1, whole genome shotgun sequence. It encodes these proteins:
- the LOC110669791 gene encoding endo-1,4-beta-xylanase 1, producing the protein MRRFSAWCFSNRASKTSRRQKHPEIPTATMENPQLNNGNKKSEIVNEGMTGASSISATNIIMNHDFSGGLHSWHPNCCNGFVVSAESGHPGFVTKPVGNYAVVSNRKECWQGLEQDITSRVSPGSTYSVSACIGVSGPMQGPADVLATLKLKYRDSPIDYLFIGKTSVSKEGWEKLEGTFTLSTMPEQVVFYLEGPSPGVDLLIESVVVTCSSPSNFSNTCNQCDKAGDGDANIILNPKFEDGLNNWSGRGCKIVLHDSMADGKIVPQSGKVFASATERTQSWNGIQQEITGRVQRKLAYEAIAVVRIFGNNVTSADVRTTLWVQTPDLREQYIGIANLQATDKDWVQLQGKFLLNGNPKRVVIYIEGPPAGTDILVNSLVVKHAEKKPPSPPPAIENPAYGVNIIQNSNLSDGTNGWFPLGNCNLSVANGSPHILPPMARDSLGPHEPLSGRYILVTKRTQTWMGPAQMITDNIKLFLTYQVSAWVKIGSGATSPQNVNVALGVDSQWVNGGQVEITDDRWHEIGGSFRIEKQPSKVMVYVQGPAPGVDLMVAGLQIFPVDREARFKHLRRQTDKIRKRNVTLKFSGVDSGSLLGTFIKVNQTQNSFPFGSCMSRTNIDNEDFVSFFVKNFNWAVFGNELKWYWTEAQQGNFNYRDADEMLDMCIKNNIETRGHCIFWEVEGTVQPWIKALNKNDLMTAVQNRLTGLLTRYKGKFRHYDVNNEMLHGSFYQDRLGKDIRANMFKTANQLDPSATLFVNDYHVEDGDDTRSSPEKYISQILDLQEQGASVGGIGIQGHIDSPVGPIVCSALDKLGILGLPIWFTELDVSSINEYVRGDDLEVMLREAFAHPAVEGIMLWGFWELFMSRDNAHLVNAEGELNEAGRRYLALKEEWLTGSHGHINEQGEFTFRGFHGTYKVEIVTRSKKITKTFVVDKGDTPLVVSIDLK